A genomic window from Melanotaenia boesemani isolate fMelBoe1 chromosome 15, fMelBoe1.pri, whole genome shotgun sequence includes:
- the mogat3b gene encoding 2-acylglycerol O-acyltransferase 3b codes for MTKEKTQLKEIVEAVSVLQWVLSFLFLGVACIILMVYLMFTSLWPLPTLYFMWLVMDWDTPEKGGRRTTFVRSWRVWEHFRDFFPVKLVKTVELNPKKNYIFGSHPHGIMCAGAFACFSTEACGFAEMFPGVRASLAILAGLFRIPLFRDYIMSAGLYPVSKPSLANLLSKKGKGNAVVIVVGGAAESLASSPGVNTVVMKQRKGFVRIALEFGADLVPVYSFGENELFQQVIFSEGSLGRRLQDLFKKIMGFAPCLFVGERFAFLPYRTPVTTVVGSPISVPKRVTPTEEEVDHYHRLYMEALTKLFHEHKVSCGLSESHRLQII; via the exons ATGACTAAAGAAAAAACTCAGCTGAAGGAGATTGTAGAGGCAGTAAGTGTTCTGCAATGGGTGCTGAGCTTTCTCTTCTTGG GAGTGGCTTGCATTATCTTGATGGTGTATCTTATGTTTACCTCTTTGTGGCCACTGCCCACTCTGTATTTCATGTGGCTGGTGATGGATTGGGACACTCCTGAAAAAG GGGGCAGGAGAACAACATTTGTGCGGAGTTGGAGGGTATGGGAGCACTTCAGAGACTTTTTTCCAGTTAAA CTGGTGAAGACAGTGGAGCTGAAtccaaaaaaaaactacatcttTGGCAGCCATCCGCATGGTATCATGTGTGCCGGGGCCTTTGCCTGCTTCAGCACCGAGGCCTGTGGTTTTGCAGAGATGTTTCCTGGGGTACGAGCCTCCCTGGCAATACTGGCAGGCCTTTTCAGGATACCGCTCTTTAGGGACTACATAATGAGTGCAG GCCTTTATCCAGTCAGCAAACCCAGCCTAGCGAACCTCCTttctaaaaaaggaaaaggaaatgcAGTGGTGATTGTTGTGGGGGGTGCTGCTGAGTCTCTGGCATCCTCTCCTGGAGTCAACACAGTGGTCatgaagcaaagaaaaggaTTTGTCAGGATTGCTCTCGAGTTTGG AGCTGATCTGGTGCCGGTTTATTCATTCGGGGAGAATGAACTCTTTCAGCAGGTGATTTTCTCAGAGGGCAGTCTGGGTCGCAGGTTGCaggacttatttaaaaaaatcatgggTTTTGCACCATGTCTATTTGTTGGTGAGCGCTTTGCATTCCTGCCCTACCGGACTCCGGTCACTACTGTTG TGGGAAGTCCAATCTCAGTGCCAAAGCGTGTCACACCTACTGAGGAGGAGGTTGATCACTATCACAGACTCTACATGGAGGCCCTCACTAAACTATTCCATGAACACAAAGTCAGCTGTGGACTTTCTGAAAGCCACAGGCTTCAGATCATTTAG